One part of the Ziziphus jujuba cultivar Dongzao chromosome 2, ASM3175591v1 genome encodes these proteins:
- the LOC107417584 gene encoding serine carboxypeptidase-like 8, translating to MYLNSEFWWINNIIFWWAMEKSDNMESRFGLLLRTVLLLAISSIVSSQNIIKILPGFHGDLPFKLETGYVGVGEKDEIQLFYYFIESEKSPEDDPLVLWLTGGPGCSALSGLIYEIGPLSFDYEMASWNSTTLIYNPYSWTKVANIIFLDGPVGTGFSYATTWQAYNTSDTLSATTNYDFLRKWLMTHPKFLKNPLYIAGDSYSGIIVPILVQDIANGNEAGVEPSMNLKGYILGNPVTYLHDDVNSKVEFSYRKALISDQLYKSIKTNCNGEDVNIDQENALCNKDMEAFHECTDKLSTAHILEPRCPVHASPKPKVFLKSWSPMTTFTEDSIHLLLSVSQLHNQPSMCRDYHYLYSYAWVNNQSVQDALQIRKGSKQGWTRCNLTIPYVHDVTSSVDYHQNLKNKGYRVLVYSGDQDFIIPYVGTLAWIEALNLTVGRAWTPWFVDGQVAGYTVQYYTDNGQLTFATVKDAGHTAPEFRPKECLAMVDRWFAHVPLFTQY from the exons ATGTATTTGAATTCTGAATTTTGGTGGATcaacaatattatattttggtGGGCTATGGAGAAGAGTGATAACATGGAATCAAGATTTGGGCTTCTTCTTCGTACGGTTCTTCTATTGGCTATCTCCTCCATTGTTTCATCACAGAACATCATCAAGATCCTACCGGGATTTCATGGAGATCTACCTTTCAAACTTGAAACTgg gtATGTGGGGGTTGGGGAAAAGGATGAGATACAGCTATTCTATTACTTTATTGAATCGGAAAAAAGTCCAGAAGATGACCCTCTTGTGCTCTGGCTCACCGGAGGGCCTGGTTGTTCTGCTTTATCCGGTCTCATTTATGAAAtag GTCCATTATCATTTGACTATGAAATGGCCAGTTGGAATTCAACAACTTTGATTTATAATCCATACTCATGGACTAAG GTTGccaacattatttttttagatggaCCTGTAGGGACTGGATTTTCGTATGCAACCACATGGCAGGCATACAACACTTCTGATACTTTATCCGCCACAACAAACTATGATTTTCTTAGAAAG TGGTTAATGACTCACCCCAAATTCCTCAAAAATCCACTTTACATTGCGGGTGATTCTTATTCGGGCATTATTGTTCCAATCCTTGTTCAGGATATAGCTAATG gtAATGAAGCTGGTGTTGAGCCATCAATGAATCTCAAG GGATATATACTTGGCAATCCTGTGACATACCTACACGATGATGTTAATTCCAAAGTTGAATTCAGTTATCGAAAGGCGCTTATATCGGATCAACTCTATAAG TCAATTAAAACCAATTGCAATGGGGAAGACGTGAATATTGATCAAGAGAATGCATTATGCAATAAAGATATGGAGGCTTTTCACGAG TGCACAGATAAATTATCTACCGCACATATATTGGAACCTAGGTGTCCAGTTCATGCCTCCCCAAAACCAAAGGtgtttttaaaatcatggtcCCCAATGACCACATTCACAGAGGATTCAATTCATCTCTTACTTTCAGTTTCTCAACTGCATAATCAACCCTCAATGTGTCGg GATTATCACTATCTATACTCTTATGCTTGGGTTAATAATCAAAGTGTTCAGGATGCTCTCCAAATTCGAAAG GGAAGTAAACAGGGGTGGACAAGATGCAATCTTACCATACCATACGTTCATGACGTCACAAGTAGTGTCGATTATCATCAGAATCTCAAGAACAAAGGCTATCGAGTATTAGTCTAcag TGGTGATCAAGATTTCATAATTCCCTATGTGGGAACACTGGCATGGATTGAAGCTCTCAATTTGACTGTTGGACGTGCTTGGACACCATGGTTTGTCGATGGACAAGTTGCAGG aTACACAGTGCAATATTATACAGATAATGGCCAGTTGACATTTGCGACAGTAAAG GATGCGGGTCACACAGCTCCGGAGTTCAGGCCCAAGGAATGCCTTGCCATGGTTGATAGGTGGTTTGCCCATGTACCTCTCTTTACTCAATATTAG
- the LOC125420377 gene encoding serine carboxypeptidase-like 2, translating to MAISRSLIHIINALHLLLLHLAVSQYNIVTVGSQSSNIIRSLPGFSGNLPFKLETGYVGVGDGDEIQLFYYFIESERNPEEDPLVLWLTGGPGCSAFSGLIYEIGPLTFDYEISSWNSTTLLYNPYSWTKVANIIFLDAPVGTGFSYATTWQAYYTGDRLSAATNYNFLRKWLMTHPKFLKNPLYVAGDSFSGIVVPITVQEINNGNEVGVEPLMNLKGYMLGNPLTDEHVDHNSKVEFSYRKALISDQLYESAKINCKGEYINIDIENALCRKDIEIFHECTANLSISHILEPQCPVTASPRPALLKLHPSRALIEDDHSINLLLSLSHLPNDHPSMCRDFHYFYSGYWANDQTVQNALQIRKGSKERWSRCNRTLAYNFEVSSSTDYHRNLMNKGYRVLVYSGDQDIIVPYVGTLEWIGALNLTVAHAWKPWFVDGQVAGYTVHYRSKKHDLTFATVKDAGHTAPEYKPKECLAMVDRWLAHKPVYSQ from the exons ATGGCAATATCAAGGTCCTTAATCCACATAATTAACGCTctgcatcttcttcttcttcatttggcAGTCTCACAGTACAATATTGTTACGGTTGGTTCACAGTCATCGAATATCATCAGAAGCTTACCAGGTTTTTCTGGAAACCTACCCTTCAAACTTGAAACTGG GTATGTGGGTGTGGGTGATGGGGATGAAATACAGCTTTTCTATTACTTCATCGAGTCGGAGAGAAATCCCGAAGAAGATCCTCTTGTTCTATGGCTCACCGGAGGACCTGGTTGTTCTGCCTTTTCCGGTCTCATTTATGAAATAg GTCCATTGACATTTGATTATGAAATATCTAGTTGGAATTCAACAACTTTGCTATATAATCCATACTCATGGACCAAG GTGGCCAACAtaatatttttagatgcacctgTAGGGACTGGATTTTCGTATGCAACGACTTGGCAAGCATACTACACTGGTGACCGTTTATCAGCCGCAACTAATTACAATTTTCTTAGAAAG TGGCTTATGACTCACCCCAAGTTCCTCAAAAATCCACTTTATGTTGCTGGTGATTCTTTCTCGGGGATTGTTGTTCCAATCACTGTTCAGGAGATAAATAATG GTAATGAAGTTGGAGTTGAGCCATTAATGAACCTCAAG GGATATATGCTTGGAAATCCTTTGACGGACGAACATGTTGATCATAATTCAAAAGTTGAATTCAGCTATCGGAAGGCACTTATATCGGATCAACTGTATGAG TCAGCTAAAATAAATTGCAAGGGCGAATATATCAATATTGACATAGAGAATGCATTATGTCGTAAGGATATCGAAATTTTCCATGAG TGCACAGCAAATCTATCCATTTCCCATATATTGGAACCTCAATGTCCAGTTACTGCGTCCCCAAGACCAGCTCTATTAAAGTTGCATCCTAGCAGAGCTTTAATAGAGGACGATCACTCCATCAATCTCTTACTTTCGCTTTCTCACCTTCCCAATGATCATCCATCTATGTGTCGA GACTTTCACTATTTCTACTCTGGTTATTGGGCTAATGATCAAACGGTTCAGAATGCTCTTCAAATTCGCaag GGAAGTAAAGAGCGTTGGAGCAGATGCAATAGGACATTAGCATACAATTTTGAAGTGTCAAGTAGTACGGATTATCATCGAAATCTCATGAACAAAGGCTATCGAGTATTAGTCTACAG TGGTGATCAAGACATCATAGTACCCTATGTGGGGACACTTGAATGGATTGGAGCTCTCAACTTGACTGTTGCTCATGCTTGGAAACCATGGTTCGTAGATGGACAAGTTGCAGG atacaCTGTGCATTATAGATCTAAAAAGCACGACTTGACGTTTGCAACAGTGAAG GACGCGGGTCACACAGCTCCAGAGTACAAGCCCAAGGAATGCCTTGCCATGGTTGACAGGTGGTTGGCTCATAAACCTGTGTATAGTCAATAG